CTGCTATATCTTATGGCTGTAATATTTAAAAATAGTGCCAGTTTAATTTTTAAGAACTCATCTATTGGCGCCATTAAATCAAAATATAGCGTAACGATATTAAAAAAAAAAAATTAGACGAAAATAAATTAAGGTCTAATGTAAAATCATACAACTAAATGGGTGCTAAGAATGCTATTAATGCCAATAGGATATTGGTCTTTGCCGGTTTATTATTTATGTCATGCAAGACAAATTTTGCATCAAATTACAGAATTGCCACCAGCAGGCGCAATTATTATACTGACAAATACAGTTTTGTCAAGGACTCAATTGTATTTTATGAAACCAAAAGGAATGGTTCCCGCCAATTTTATCGCGTGCACTATAAGGATTCTAAAATATTTCGTCCTAAATAATTTAAAAGGGTTCCATTCAATAAAGGCTGAAATTTTGGATATGGCTTATTTCTGTTAAAATTAATCATTACGCATTTAAGCTCAAATTGCTTTGCCAAAGCGTGTTTTTGGCAGCTTTTCAATAAGGCTTCTGCTGTTTTTTATGCAAAATTCTGCAAAAATGAATTTTATGCTAATTCTTCTTTTTAAGCTCCCATGTATAATCGACTAATGTTTTTTATTTATCGCCGGAAGGCAATTTTCCTATGGTGCAGCCTTTTTTTTTGCCGCCTTTTTTTGCTGCAATTGTGGCATAGTGATCTGTTTTTGGCTATATAAAATATTGCATCATAGTAATGAAAATTCATAAAGTATTTTAGGTTTTGTATCAACGAGTAAATTCAGTAAAATGAAAAAAATAATTTTAGTGGCACTAGTAATATTTTCTGCGTTTGCATCAGCGCAGCAATCTGTTTCTATAGTCCCGAAGCCTGTCAGAGTGAAAATGAAAAACAGCAGTTTTATTATTGATAATTCAGTTGCTGTAAAATTTGATCAAAAGGATCAGCAGATGGGACAAATAGCTGTTTTTTTTAAAGACTGCATAAAACGGGTGACGGGATTTGAATTAAATGAGCATAAAGGAAAAGCAAAAGAGATTGTTTTCAGTATCGAAAAAATCAATGGAATTGGAGACGAGGGATATTTGATCTCTGTTGATCCCGAAAGAATCCTATTAAAGGCAAATACATCAAAAGGCCTGTTTTATGCCGTCCAATCTTTATTGCAGACTCTGCCTTTTGTTGGAACGAATGATTTGGCTCAAATTCCCTGTATGGAAATAGAAGATTATCCCCGTTTTCAATGGAGAGGTATGATGTTGGACGTTAGCCACCATTTTTTTTCTATGGAAATGATTAAAGAATTTATCGATTTGCTGGCAGCATATAAAATGAATGTTTTCCATTGGCATCTGGCTGATGGTGCCGGCTGGCGTTTGGAAATAAAAAAATATCCCAAACTTGCGCAGCAGGCTGCTTGGCGCGTTGATGATTTAGATAGGCCTTGGAATTGGGCTGAGGTAGAATTTAATGCTGACCGAAGCAAATCCACTTATGGCGGCTATTATACTCAGGAGCAGGCTAAAGAAGTTGTAGCTTATGCCAAAGCAAGAAATATTACGGTTATACCTGAGATAGAAATGCCAGGGCATTCAGAGGCTGCTTTGGCGGCCTATCCCGAATTCTCGTGCAATTCTAAAAATAATTTCACGCAATCTGGGAATTTCTATGCAAGTAAAGTAGAAAGTAATATTTGCGCAGGGAATGAGGGGGCCTACACATTTCTACAAGATGTGCTTAGCGAGGTTTTGGCTATTTTTCCTTCAAAATACATTCATATTGGAGGAGATGAGGTTGATAAAACAAGCTGGCAGCGATGTGCCAAATGCCAAGCCAAAATAAAAAAGGAAAAACTGAAAAATGAGCAGGAATTGCAAAGTTATTTCATGTATAAAATGGAAAAGTTTCTGGTTTCAAAAAATAGAAAGATGATAGGCTGGGATGAAATTCTTGCAGGCGGGTTATTATCCCCAGAGGCAACAGTTATGAGCTGGCGCGGAGAGGCTGGTGGAATTGAGGCGGTAAAAAAGGGGAATGATGTAATTATGTCGCCTGGTTTTCCATGTTATTTTGATCACTATCAGGGAGATCCTGAAACGGAGCCAGCTGCTATTGGAGGATTCAATACGCTGAAAAAAGTATATAGTTACGAGCCTGTTCCCAATGAGCTCTCTGCAGAGGAATCTAAGCATGTTTTGGGTGCGCAAGCCAATTTATGGACAGAATATATTGCATCTGCAGAACAGGTGGAGTATATGATTCTTCCCCGCATTCTTGCATTGTCAGAAGTTTTATGGTCTGTAAAAGGACAACGCGATTGGGAGGGTTTTACAGAACGTCTTAAGGGCCATATGACTGGTTTTCAGCAAAAGGGCCTGCACTATAGTAAAGGGAATTTTACAG
The Flavobacterium humidisoli DNA segment above includes these coding regions:
- a CDS encoding glycoside hydrolase family 20 protein, with protein sequence MKKIILVALVIFSAFASAQQSVSIVPKPVRVKMKNSSFIIDNSVAVKFDQKDQQMGQIAVFFKDCIKRVTGFELNEHKGKAKEIVFSIEKINGIGDEGYLISVDPERILLKANTSKGLFYAVQSLLQTLPFVGTNDLAQIPCMEIEDYPRFQWRGMMLDVSHHFFSMEMIKEFIDLLAAYKMNVFHWHLADGAGWRLEIKKYPKLAQQAAWRVDDLDRPWNWAEVEFNADRSKSTYGGYYTQEQAKEVVAYAKARNITVIPEIEMPGHSEAALAAYPEFSCNSKNNFTQSGNFYASKVESNICAGNEGAYTFLQDVLSEVLAIFPSKYIHIGGDEVDKTSWQRCAKCQAKIKKEKLKNEQELQSYFMYKMEKFLVSKNRKMIGWDEILAGGLLSPEATVMSWRGEAGGIEAVKKGNDVIMSPGFPCYFDHYQGDPETEPAAIGGFNTLKKVYSYEPVPNELSAEESKHVLGAQANLWTEYIASAEQVEYMILPRILALSEVLWSVKGQRDWEGFTERLKGHMTGFQQKGLHYSKGNFTVDLKAITEDDKLFIALEAEHPEAAIYYTTDGSMPSSSSNRYDKPFEASHSMTIKTIMVIKGQVMNKKTAEQSFTFNKATGKAVAYDNAFSCAYPANGANTLTDGRRGTQNIDKHWHGFNGNDLVATIDLEKSTCVSTISLGFFQDWRQWIFLPQWVKFEVSQDGINFKEVKTVLNTIPPSDKASQIKDFTAKFAQHNVKAVRITAKNLEKCPSGHPGEKESAWLFADEILIE